A window of the Thermostichus vulcanus str. 'Rupite' genome harbors these coding sequences:
- a CDS encoding cation diffusion facilitator family transporter, which produces MSLLASSGVSGHRQRQVQKVLYITLGLNILVFLVKFVLGLMTGSLSLIADALHTSTDTASNILGLLAMRFSSPEPDAEHPYGHTKFESIGALGIAAFLGMASFEILRTAIGRFFEPAPRLEIDELTLMLMVGVLGINIFVTVYEHQRGKALSSRLLLADARHTLSDVWVTLTVLLGLVGVRWGITWLDQALAFPVGLLVFWSGWEVLRENVPYLTDSVAIPPKALRDLVMNLPGVLDCHEITSRGIPGQMIFIEMHMVVEPQDIESAHRITEEVEQLLRERYGAVRATIHLEPYSYIEGSDRVSGTESFS; this is translated from the coding sequence GTGAGTCTGTTGGCTTCCAGTGGGGTCTCAGGGCATCGTCAGCGCCAGGTGCAAAAGGTGCTGTATATCACCCTGGGACTGAACATTCTGGTGTTTCTCGTCAAGTTTGTTTTGGGCTTGATGACGGGATCCCTGAGTTTGATTGCCGATGCCTTACATACCTCCACCGACACTGCCAGCAACATCCTTGGCCTGTTGGCGATGCGTTTTTCTTCACCGGAACCGGATGCCGAACATCCCTACGGACACACCAAGTTTGAATCCATCGGTGCTTTGGGGATCGCTGCTTTTTTGGGCATGGCCAGTTTTGAGATTTTGCGCACGGCGATTGGACGGTTTTTTGAACCAGCTCCCCGTCTGGAAATCGATGAACTGACATTGATGTTGATGGTGGGGGTGCTGGGCATCAACATTTTCGTCACCGTTTACGAGCACCAACGGGGCAAGGCTCTCTCCAGCCGCTTGTTGTTGGCAGATGCCCGCCATACCCTCAGTGATGTTTGGGTGACGCTGACGGTGTTACTGGGGTTGGTGGGGGTGCGCTGGGGTATCACCTGGTTGGATCAAGCCCTAGCCTTTCCCGTCGGCTTGCTGGTGTTTTGGAGTGGATGGGAGGTGTTGCGGGAAAATGTTCCCTATTTAACCGACAGTGTGGCCATTCCCCCCAAAGCCTTGCGGGATCTGGTCATGAATTTGCCGGGGGTGCTGGATTGCCACGAAATTACCTCGCGTGGGATCCCTGGGCAGATGATTTTCATTGAAATGCACATGGTGGTGGAACCGCAGGATATCGAGTCGGCCCACCGGATTACCGAAGAAGTGGAGCAACTGTTGCGGGAGCGCTATGGAGCCGTGCGGGCCACCATTCACTTAGAGCCCTACTCCTACATTGAGGGATCCGATCGCGTGAGCGGGACAGAGTCCTTTTCTTGA
- a CDS encoding UDP-glucose dehydrogenase family protein, whose protein sequence is MRVAVIGTGYVGLVTGACLAHLGHHVICVDNNPAKIEGLQRGRLPIYEPGLEDLVREGSASGLLQFTTDLRTGIQNSQVVFIAVGTPALPSGDPDLRYVEAVAREIGQQLDEQYRVIVNKSTVPIGSGDWVRMIILDGAAETAKQRLSSPEEGKVEVLSERDPDGELGGVVTQGLRPASASSESCWMPQFDVVSNPEFLREGSAIHDTFNPDRIVVGSESPRAIQIMRELYEPILSRQKGLSGDPVPWVVTDLASAEMIKYAANAFLATKISFINEIANICERTGADVTQVADGIGLDKRIGRAFLNAGLGWGGSCFPKDVAALIQTAADYGYEARLLRATVEVNQQQRQRLVEKLQQALKVLKGKTIGLLGLTFKPNTDDMRDAPSLSLIEHLHKLGAKVKAYDPIVSGSGIREGLAHVVVETDVLRLAQDCDALVLVTEWQEFQSLDYSHLAGLMRRPLLIDARNCLDRQALRQAGMTVLGIGW, encoded by the coding sequence ATGCGCGTTGCGGTCATTGGCACCGGCTACGTCGGGTTGGTGACAGGGGCTTGTTTGGCCCATCTCGGTCATCACGTCATCTGTGTGGACAACAACCCGGCCAAAATTGAAGGGCTACAACGGGGTCGGTTGCCCATTTATGAGCCTGGGCTGGAGGACTTGGTGCGGGAGGGCTCTGCCAGTGGCCTGTTGCAGTTCACCACCGATTTACGCACCGGGATCCAAAACAGCCAGGTGGTGTTTATTGCCGTCGGTACACCCGCCCTACCCAGCGGGGATCCCGACCTGCGCTATGTGGAGGCGGTGGCACGGGAGATTGGCCAACAGTTAGACGAGCAGTATCGGGTCATCGTCAACAAGTCCACCGTACCGATTGGGTCGGGCGACTGGGTGCGCATGATCATCCTGGATGGGGCGGCAGAGACCGCCAAGCAACGATTGAGTAGCCCAGAAGAGGGCAAGGTAGAAGTTCTGTCAGAAAGGGATCCCGATGGGGAGCTAGGGGGAGTGGTTACCCAAGGACTCCGTCCCGCTAGCGCGAGCAGCGAATCCTGTTGGATGCCGCAGTTTGATGTGGTGAGCAACCCGGAATTTTTGCGGGAGGGCAGCGCCATCCACGACACCTTCAACCCCGACCGCATCGTGGTCGGATCCGAGAGTCCGCGGGCCATTCAGATCATGCGGGAACTCTACGAGCCGATTTTGAGCCGGCAAAAGGGTCTCAGTGGGGATCCCGTGCCTTGGGTGGTGACGGATCTGGCCTCTGCCGAGATGATTAAGTATGCTGCCAACGCCTTCTTGGCCACCAAAATCAGTTTTATCAACGAGATCGCCAACATTTGTGAGCGCACCGGAGCGGATGTGACGCAGGTGGCGGATGGGATCGGCCTAGACAAGCGGATTGGCCGAGCTTTTTTGAATGCAGGGTTGGGCTGGGGGGGCAGTTGCTTCCCTAAGGATGTGGCGGCTCTGATCCAAACGGCAGCCGATTATGGGTACGAAGCCCGTTTGTTGCGGGCCACCGTCGAGGTAAACCAACAGCAACGGCAACGGTTGGTGGAAAAACTGCAACAGGCCCTGAAAGTTCTGAAGGGGAAAACCATTGGCTTACTGGGCCTCACCTTCAAACCCAATACCGACGACATGCGGGATGCTCCATCTTTGAGCTTGATCGAACATCTGCACAAGCTGGGGGCGAAAGTAAAAGCGTATGATCCGATCGTGTCAGGCTCCGGGATCCGCGAAGGGCTGGCCCATGTGGTGGTGGAAACCGATGTGCTGCGGCTGGCTCAGGATTGTGATGCCCTGGTTTTGGTGACCGAGTGGCAGGAGTTTCAATCGTTGGATTACAGTCATCTGGCGGGCCTGATGCGGCGGCCCTTGTTGATCGATGCTCGTAACTGCTTGGATCGACAGGCCTTGCGGCAGGCGGGCATGACCGTATTGGGGATAGGGTGGTGA
- a CDS encoding UDP-glucuronic acid decarboxylase family protein — MKILVTGGMGFIGSHLVTRLLQEGHQVICLDNGYTGRRLNIQIHLDNPAFQLILQDVVDPLPAALEHSGIQQIYHLACPASPPHYQADPIRTIRTSVWGTYNLLQLAQKTGARFLLASTSEVYGDPLVHPQPEDYWGHVNPIGPRACYDESKRLAETLAFDWQRQHSIEIRVARIFNTYGPAMREDDGRVVSNFIVQALRGDPLTVYGDGSQTRSFCYVSDLVEGLVQLMKGSHTGPINLGNPNEFTILELAQQVLALTGSASVIAHHPLPEDDPKQRQPDIRKARTLLAWEPRVPLHEGLQLTIPYFRQRLGLG, encoded by the coding sequence TTGAAAATTCTGGTCACTGGCGGCATGGGGTTTATTGGCTCCCACTTGGTGACACGACTGCTGCAAGAAGGGCATCAGGTCATCTGCCTGGACAATGGGTACACCGGTCGTCGGCTCAATATTCAAATCCATCTGGACAACCCTGCTTTTCAACTCATCCTGCAGGATGTTGTCGATCCTCTGCCGGCAGCCTTGGAACACTCCGGCATCCAGCAGATCTACCACTTGGCCTGCCCCGCCTCCCCACCCCACTACCAAGCCGATCCAATCCGTACCATTCGCACCAGCGTTTGGGGCACCTACAACCTCTTGCAACTGGCCCAGAAAACGGGAGCTAGATTCCTGCTGGCCTCCACTTCAGAAGTGTACGGGGATCCCTTGGTCCACCCCCAACCGGAGGACTACTGGGGACATGTCAACCCGATTGGCCCAAGGGCTTGCTACGACGAATCCAAGCGCTTGGCAGAAACTCTGGCTTTTGATTGGCAGCGACAACATTCCATTGAAATCCGGGTGGCCCGCATTTTCAACACCTATGGCCCAGCGATGCGAGAGGATGATGGCCGGGTGGTCAGCAACTTCATCGTCCAGGCTTTGCGGGGGGATCCCTTGACCGTCTATGGAGATGGATCCCAGACCCGCAGTTTTTGCTATGTCTCCGACTTGGTGGAAGGCTTGGTGCAGCTGATGAAGGGATCCCATACCGGCCCGATCAATTTGGGCAATCCGAACGAGTTCACGATCCTGGAGTTGGCCCAACAGGTCTTAGCCCTCACAGGCAGTGCTTCGGTGATCGCCCATCACCCTTTACCAGAAGATGATCCCAAACAGCGGCAGCCGGACATTCGCAAGGCCCGTACCCTCTTGGCTTGGGAACCCCGCGTTCCGCTGCATGAGGGGTTGCAGCTGACCATTCCCTATTTCCGCCAACGGCTAGGGTTGGGCTAG